In one Patescibacteria group bacterium genomic region, the following are encoded:
- a CDS encoding four helix bundle protein: MLDVNSQNHNLNLKSNIKYRAYNFSLMVIKFVATLPDKGIYWVFRDQLLRSGTSIGANIIEAKASSSKRDFIKFYEIALKSANETKYWLCLLRDSGLVERPKIENILKETTELCNMLGSSVLTMKGKKRI; encoded by the coding sequence ATGTTAGATGTCAACTCTCAAAACCACAACTTAAATCTAAAATCTAATATAAAATATAGAGCTTACAATTTCTCTTTGATGGTCATAAAATTTGTGGCAACACTCCCCGATAAAGGAATATACTGGGTATTTAGAGACCAGCTCCTTCGCAGTGGCACCAGTATTGGAGCTAATATTATTGAAGCAAAAGCTAGTAGCTCTAAAAGAGATTTTATCAAATTCTATGAAATTGCCTTAAAAAGCGCTAACGAAACCAAATACTGGCTGTGCCTGCTTAGAGACTCTGGGCTAGTAGAAAGACCTAAAATAGAAAATATATTGAAAGAGACTACAGAATTATGTAATATGTTAGGGTCTAGCGTACTTACTATGAAGGGAAAGAAAAGGATTTAA
- a CDS encoding Ig-like domain-containing protein, with translation MDTTKRFMFLTIGCAVAVIAGFLIYYFFFFPVEVIKTEPIGGSKNILRDAPITIFFNRKAPKILSENIKIVSEPSAEWGLEVTGDGREIVVNPQNALLAKTVYTLDIEGKRVKPYKFSFTTEIEEFGVGTPEAQTAFETYEKAFPILKFLPYRTEKYTIMQRQKDEYFVIIFGIYEKETENIKKEVLAWFRGKGVSPESVKIDFE, from the coding sequence ATGGATACTACAAAAAGATTTATGTTTTTAACAATAGGTTGCGCCGTAGCCGTTATAGCGGGATTTCTAATTTATTACTTTTTCTTTTTTCCAGTTGAAGTTATTAAAACGGAGCCGATTGGGGGTTCCAAAAATATTTTGCGGGATGCGCCAATAACAATTTTTTTCAATAGAAAAGCCCCCAAAATTTTAAGCGAAAATATTAAGATAGTTTCGGAACCTTCCGCTGAATGGGGTCTTGAGGTTACGGGAGACGGGCGGGAAATTGTGGTTAACCCGCAAAATGCGCTTTTAGCAAAGACTGTGTACACTTTAGATATAGAAGGCAAGAGAGTTAAGCCGTATAAGTTTTCGTTTACTACGGAAATTGAAGAATTTGGTGTGGGTACTCCAGAAGCGCAGACGGCGTTTGAGACTTATGAAAAAGCGTTTCCTATCCTAAAATTTTTGCCGTACCGAACCGAAAAATACACCATAATGCAGAGGCAAAAAGACGAATATTTTGTAATAATTTTTGGCATTTACGAAAAGGAGACGGAGAATATTAAAAAAGAGGTTTTGGCGTGGTTTAGGGGAAAAGGGGTATCTCCTGAAAGCGTGAAAATAGATTTTGAATAG